The genomic stretch CCCACTCTTTACCTCTCCTGCAGCACTGCAGAGCCGCCTCCCTGACACGGCCAAGGTCCAAGGGAACCTCCCCACAGCTTTTCGGGGTCCTCTGCAGCTGTGGAGTCCCCACACTACCTATGTTTTCCTACTCATGCCCCAGTCTCAGGAGTTCCTGGGGCCTTCATCCCACCACCTCTGAGGGCTTTCTACCCCTGGGCCTGTAAACCCATCCTCCCTTGCTGCCAGCCTATAACGGGACAGCTGGAAACCAGAGAGACACAGGAGGGTCCCTGGAGCATAGTTTCCCAACCTGCCAGGACCCCCTGCCAAGGCTCCATCCCCATCATGTGCATCCCAGGCTGCTCAAGTTTCCACCACCACCCTTCCAAAGGCCAGGACAGGCTCCTGCTTCCCTACCCAGCCTCAGGATCCCCCTCCACAGAAGCCAGTGCCTGCTGCTCCACAGAGTGGGGCTTTCCCCTCCCCCACATACCTTGCACTTGGGGGAAGACTCAATTTCCAGGCCCCCTGCTACCCAAAAGTAACAGAACAGTGCCAGTGCCCTGTAACTAGTGCTCAATTCCCCCTCAGGTTTAACTCTCCGATGAGAGAttgctccctctcctcccctgccctggCTCACCCGAGTGGATGAACATGTGCTTGGTGTAGTTTTTCCGGGAGCTGAACGTCTTGCGACAGTGGCTGCACTCATAGGTAGGTGGCTCAGCACCTGGGGTGCGAGCAGGGGTGCCTGAGGGGGCCGTGGTGGGAGCAGCAGAGGGAGCCGGGGCCTCCCCCAGCTGAGTACTGGGGGCTGCCTCGGGCTGGAGTGTGGGGTAGAAGGCGGGTGGGGGCGCAGGGGCTGGCCCCGATGGTGCTGAAGGGGGTGGTGCGGGTGGCCCAGGGGCacccaagtgaaaggggaagagTGCAACGGGCGGCCCTGGGGTCTTCACACCAGGCGGGCGGGGTCCAGACAGTATGCAGTCGGGCTGGACAGGGGTCTCAGTGGGACAGCCTTCGGGGACAGCACCATCCTCGTCGTGCCAAGTGGATACATAGCTGTCTGGAAATACGTCCTCAGATGACCCAGCTCCCCGAAGAAAATCCCTCCCAGCACCACTGTAGTCAGCGAGGCCAGTGGGTGCAGGGGGCTCCTCGCACGCGCTGTCAGCAGCAGCAGTGAGGAAGCCAGCAGCACAGtctgggaaggaaggaggtgCCTGGCCCTCGCCTGGGCCGCCACCTTCGCCATCCTCGCCATCGGTCTCATCGTCACTTTCCTCGTCATCCTCGTCACCTCGGTCATCAGGGGCCGCGGACAGTGAGGGGTCAGCATCAGTCCCCTCAGCCTTGGCAGGTGTTGGGGGCGCTGGCAGCTGCAAACGCGCGGGCTGGCGCTGCTTACGGCTGTGTGCAGCACCGGGGTGCCCCGGGGGACGTGCAGCCAGCAGGTGGCGCAGGCGGTGACGCAGCTGCGCAGGTGCGAGTGGCGGGGGCACAGGGGTGGGCAGGGGCGTGGGCGCAGAGGTGCCCGGGGCTCGAGCGCGGGCGATAATCTGCGTGCATTCGTCGATAACTGTCTGTATGCGAAGCACCGACGCGGCCGTGAGCACCTGCAGGGCTTCACCCTGCGCCACAACGAGCGAACCGCTATACAGGAACTCTACCAGCTGTCGCACTGTCTGCGCGGGCACCACCGGAGGCACACGGATCTCAGAGTGGCCGAGCAGCAGCTTGTCTTGGAAGAAGGGTGAGCCGGCCGCCAGCACGCAGCGGTGGGCACGCAGCGAAGCTTCACGAATGCGCACAGTCACGTCACAGAAGTGTCCCCCAAGCCTCTGCCCATTGAGGGTCTCAAGCAGAGAGCGTGAGAAGTTCTGCAGGTGTATGTGATGCACAGCCTCTGCAGCTGCCATCTGCACAGAACAagaggagggcagggagaggTCAACTGAGGACCCCCATCTGTCCCAACATCCCTGTCCCCTCACCCCTTGTTGCAGGACAGGGCTCGAGTGCACCACACTCCAAGGCGCGCTAACCCATCCCTCCCCAGCTGCCCTTCACAGTCCCCATTCCCAACACAGGACACTCCAGCACTCCCTCCTCCCCCTACCTCAGACCTGGCCAGGCCGTCTACAGCCCCCCATTAACGCTGCAAACCCTAGCACACCCCTAGGAGAGGGTGTTGGCCTCAATCACTGCTCCCGAAAAGGTTCAGGCCTTGGCCTACTCTATGTTgactcacccacccaccccaccccaactccaGTAACCCTAAGCCTCCCCATGTGCCCCTCCAAGAGGGCAGCCTGGTGTGTAGAAGAGGCCAGGGACCCCCATCCCAACTGGCTAACCTGCCTCACCCCGAGTAGACCTTGCTCTCTACCCAGCTAGCTTCCACTCCTCCTCCACCCCTGCTGACAGCTCCTTTTGGTTTCCTTTAGCCACATCCCCCCAGTATGAGACCCTGTGCATAGGCAGGATTGCTGCCTCAGAACCAGGTCACCTTAACTAGTATATACAGAGGCTCTCGCAGGAGTGGGGTGGCATGACCTGCTTCCTCGGCAGGGTGGTTCTGGGTGTGCCTAGTCACTAAGGGCTGAGGGTAAAAGGTTGGGCAGTACCTTGGGAGATGCCCCAGGGAAACCAGTACATGCTCCCTGGCAGCCCCTAGCATAGCGAGCAGGGAGGTGGCTCCTGCAGCCCCAGCTTCTTGCCATCTCGATGGGGCCTGTGGGgcccagggtgtgtgtgtggcacagagaggggaagtgTGGATTGAGCAGGGG from Pan paniscus chromosome 20, NHGRI_mPanPan1-v2.0_pri, whole genome shotgun sequence encodes the following:
- the ZBTB45 gene encoding zinc finger and BTB domain-containing protein 45 → MAAAEAVHHIHLQNFSRSLLETLNGQRLGGHFCDVTVRIREASLRAHRCVLAAGSPFFQDKLLLGHSEIRVPPVVPAQTVRQLVEFLYSGSLVVAQGEALQVLTAASVLRIQTVIDECTQIIARARAPGTSAPTPLPTPVPPPLAPAQLRHRLRHLLAARPPGHPGAAHSRKQRQPARLQLPAPPTPAKAEGTDADPSLSAAPDDRGDEDDEESDDETDGEDGEGGGPGEGQAPPSFPDCAAGFLTAAADSACEEPPAPTGLADYSGAGRDFLRGAGSSEDVFPDSYVSTWHDEDGAVPEGCPTETPVQPDCILSGPRPPGVKTPGPPVALFPFHLGAPGPPAPPPSAPSGPAPAPPPAFYPTLQPEAAPSTQLGEAPAPSAAPTTAPSGTPARTPGAEPPTYECSHCRKTFSSRKNYTKHMFIHSGEKPHQCAVCWRSFSLRDYLLKHMVTHTGVRAFQCAVCAKRFTQKSSLNVHMRTHRPERAPCPACGKVFSHRALLERHLAAHPAP